A genomic segment from Nicotiana sylvestris chromosome 1, ASM39365v2, whole genome shotgun sequence encodes:
- the LOC138872592 gene encoding uncharacterized protein, protein MARSRNSDTDTQDVSQETIATIVAQGRTKKAPTQKRKGKSTKGVQVPRVEHEEGVEHDDLVPQDLVSPPTTALAQATISPENERRDEIPPQSNRQNNSESSRVNEFLKLSPPVFHGSIVNEDPKLWLEGVKKALRVMKAFDDEAVELAAYQLRDVVGSWFEMWEKERDEDDGPPTWEEFEEAFMANFIPEEDREAKAIEFEHLKQGNKSVQEYYMEFIRLAKHAPHMVKTEKSNIYRFVGGLAYHITDTTSAAALGMTAFSSVVGFVKHLEKDIQHRREEKENNKKARTSGKFNGTSSGGGRDSSNMESFVPAQSSHQLGGGSSFRRTQSYGN, encoded by the exons ATGGCTCGTAGTCGCAACTCTGACACCGACACTCAGGATGTTTCTCAAGAAACTATTGCTACTATTGTGGCTCAAGGCAGAACTAAAAAGGCTCCAACTCAAAAAAGGAAAGGTAAATCCACAAAGGGTGTTCAAGTACCCCGGGTTGAACATGAAGAAGGGGTGGAACATGATGATCTAGTACCTCAGGATCTAGTGTCACCCCCAACAACAGCTCTGGCTCAGGCAACTATATCTCCCGAG AACGAGAGAAGAGATGAGATTCCACCTCAATCAAATAGACAGAATAATTCTGAGTCCTCAAgagtgaatgaatttttgaagttgagtcCTCCAGTGTTCCATGGTTCTATAGTTAATGAAGATCCAAAGTTATGGCTGGAGGGTGTCAAGAAAGCCCTCCGAGTGATGAAAGCGTTTGATGATGAAGCTGTGGAGTTGGCTGCTTACCAGCTTAGAGATGTGGTTGGCtcttggtttgagatgtgggaaaaggaaagagatgaagatgatggtccgcctacttgggaagaatttgaagaggccTTCATGGCTAACTTTATCCCAGAAGAGGATAGGGAAGCTAAGGCTATAGAGTTCGAACATCTCAAGCAAGGAAATAAAAGTGTGCAAGAGTACTACATGGAATTCATAAGGTTAGCTAAGCATGCTCCTCACATGGTTAAGACAGAAAAATCAAATATTTATAGGTTTGTTGGCGGTTTAGCTTACCACATCACGGATACAACATCAGCTGCAGCGTTAGGGATGACAGCCTTCTCCTCTGTTGTGGGATTTGTCAAACACTTAGAAAAAGACATACAACataggagagaagaaaaagagaataaCAAGAAAGCCCGAACATCGGGCAAGTTTAATGGTACATCCAGCGGAGGTGGAAGGGATTCCTCTAATATGGAGTCATTCGTACCAGCTCAGTCCAGTCATCAGTTAGGTGGTGGTTCTTCCTTCAGACGTACTCAAAGTTATGGAAACTAG